A genomic window from Nocardioides sp. BP30 includes:
- a CDS encoding maleylpyruvate isomerase N-terminal domain-containing protein encodes MPTELSVAEHLEGLREAMIAFVRYADRAGLAADVPTCPGWTVRDLVAHQGMVHRWATDRLQGARVADPERWLAEGAAEADPLEWLRDGVVELAQAFTRVPDDVEAPVFLEDAPAPRAFWARRQCHETTIHAVDAQTAALGRPPRAEETQIPLALALDGLDELVMGNVPRSKYRLRSSRPTSLAVAPGDAGVWWLMRVGPDPVVSSRHTGPIAADHVLEGTATELYLRLWNRAADTATPLGDWRELVAVV; translated from the coding sequence ATGCCCACCGAACTCAGCGTCGCCGAGCATCTCGAGGGGCTGCGCGAGGCGATGATCGCCTTCGTCCGGTACGCCGACCGCGCGGGCCTGGCGGCCGACGTGCCGACCTGTCCCGGGTGGACGGTGCGGGACCTGGTCGCGCACCAGGGCATGGTCCACCGGTGGGCGACCGACCGGCTCCAGGGCGCCCGGGTGGCCGACCCGGAACGCTGGCTCGCCGAGGGCGCGGCCGAGGCCGATCCGCTGGAGTGGCTGCGCGACGGGGTCGTCGAGCTGGCCCAGGCCTTCACGCGGGTGCCGGACGACGTCGAGGCGCCGGTGTTCTTGGAGGATGCTCCAGCGCCCCGGGCCTTCTGGGCCCGGCGGCAGTGCCACGAGACGACGATCCACGCAGTGGACGCGCAGACCGCCGCGCTCGGCCGGCCGCCGCGAGCCGAGGAGACGCAGATCCCGCTCGCGCTGGCGCTCGACGGACTCGACGAGCTGGTGATGGGCAACGTGCCGCGGTCGAAGTATCGACTGCGCTCGTCGCGGCCCACCAGCCTCGCGGTGGCACCCGGCGACGCCGGCGTGTGGTGGCTGATGAGGGTCGGCCCGGACCCGGTCGTCTCATCCCGCCACACCGGCCCGATCGCCGCCGACCACGTCCTGGAAGGGACCGCCACCGAGCTGTACCTGCGACTGTGGAACCGCGCCGCCGACACCGCCACCCCGCTGGGCGACTGGCGCGAGCTGGTGGCGGTCGTCTGA
- a CDS encoding M15 family metallopeptidase, protein MVHRLVAVCLAAVTAAAVAGCSTADPSATTSAVGSSSATATASATAGASGTASPSASSTVPVADPSHAVPAPGPRSGELHSADILVRASSTLTADQIAAIKALPKVTGIEQLSIGEVSIEDKLLNVVAVDPSTYRNYTPLASADATEVWDRVAGGELAVNPDLKKDLPPDAQGYWRMGSNASAPRIHVGAWAAQIPGLVDVVVNTAWGKALGMVPDNAVIISTSITSPERVTKPLKRLLGTAASVQRLDAVARYGLDPNAVQFANVVGTVAQAVGHYTYRVLGGGMIAPDPAWVSAHIATESVPILGNVTCNKYLFPQLEAALAEVQARGLAGTIHSTAGCYYPRFIAGTSSLSNHAFGLAIDINAPENERGTSGQMNRQVVQIFQKWGFTWGGTWHYTDPMHFEMNKIVTPR, encoded by the coding sequence ATGGTGCACAGACTTGTCGCGGTCTGCCTGGCCGCGGTGACGGCGGCCGCGGTGGCCGGGTGCAGCACGGCCGACCCTTCTGCCACCACCTCCGCGGTCGGCTCGTCGTCCGCGACGGCGACGGCCTCGGCCACGGCCGGCGCATCGGGTACGGCGTCGCCGTCGGCCTCCTCGACCGTGCCGGTGGCCGACCCGTCGCACGCCGTACCCGCTCCCGGCCCGCGCAGCGGCGAGCTGCACTCCGCCGACATCCTGGTGCGGGCGAGCTCGACGCTGACCGCCGACCAGATCGCTGCGATCAAGGCGCTGCCGAAGGTGACGGGCATCGAGCAGCTCTCCATCGGCGAGGTCTCGATCGAGGACAAGCTGCTCAACGTGGTGGCCGTCGACCCGTCGACCTATCGCAACTACACGCCGCTGGCATCGGCCGACGCGACCGAGGTCTGGGACCGGGTCGCCGGCGGCGAGCTCGCGGTCAATCCGGACCTGAAGAAGGACCTCCCGCCCGATGCCCAGGGCTACTGGCGGATGGGCTCGAACGCGTCCGCGCCCCGGATCCACGTCGGGGCCTGGGCTGCGCAGATCCCCGGCCTGGTCGACGTCGTGGTGAACACCGCCTGGGGCAAGGCACTCGGGATGGTGCCGGACAACGCGGTGATCATCTCCACCTCGATCACGTCACCGGAGCGGGTGACCAAGCCGCTGAAGAGGCTGCTCGGCACGGCCGCCTCCGTGCAGCGTCTCGACGCCGTCGCGCGCTACGGGCTGGACCCCAACGCCGTGCAGTTCGCCAACGTCGTCGGCACCGTCGCCCAGGCCGTCGGGCACTACACCTACCGCGTCCTGGGTGGCGGGATGATCGCGCCGGATCCGGCCTGGGTGAGCGCGCACATCGCCACCGAGTCGGTGCCGATCCTGGGGAACGTCACCTGCAACAAGTACCTCTTCCCGCAGCTCGAGGCGGCGCTGGCCGAGGTTCAGGCGCGCGGCCTCGCCGGCACCATCCACTCCACCGCCGGCTGCTACTACCCGCGCTTCATCGCCGGGACGTCGTCGCTGTCCAACCACGCCTTCGGCCTGGCCATCGACATCAACGCGCCCGAGAACGAGCGTGGCACCTCGGGGCAGATGAACCGCCAGGTCGTGCAGATCTTCCAGAAGTGGGGCTTCACGTGGGGCGGCACGTGGCACTACACCGACCCGATGCACTTCGAGATGAACAAGATCGTCACGCCCCGCTGA
- a CDS encoding M13 family metallopeptidase, with amino-acid sequence MDLAIRPQDDLFGHVNGTWLRTYEIPDDKASAGAFVVLVDEAEAQVREIIEGAPEGSKIGDLYASFMDTDAIDAAGTSPIQPLVAAVEGLRDVADLAAFLGEFERIGGHGLFGGYVNTDDKDSDRYVFNLLQGGLGLPDESYYRDDKFAEIRAKYVDYLTRLFTLGGAASPADAAATVLAIDTRIAAGHWERAETRDRQKTYNLLTLDQLRELAPGFDWDAYVTNLSGAKLTAEQVLGEVIVRQPSFFEHLSGVLSDTSVEQWRSWLLAHVLRWAAAYLTDDFVETNFDFYGRTLNGTPQLRERWKRGVSLVEGALGEEVGQEYVARHFPPASKAMMDELVANLLAAYRESIAGLDWMSAETKQRAFAKLEKFTPKIGYPKTWRDYSALRVSRHDLLGNVQAASVFETDRQLGKLGGPVDRDEWHMLPQTVNAYYNPGTNEICFPAGILQKPFFSPEASAAENYGGIGAVIGHEIGHGFDDQGSQYDGDGNMENWWSDEDRSAFEVKTKALISQYDGFELRDLPGEKVNGALTVGENIGDLGGLTIALKAFLIANGGEASEEERRDLFLNWSYVWRGKRRPEQLQQLLAVDPHSPAEFRANIVRNLDEFHELFGTEPGDGLWLEPDSRVRIW; translated from the coding sequence ATGGACCTCGCGATCCGACCGCAGGACGACCTGTTCGGCCACGTCAACGGCACCTGGCTGCGGACCTACGAGATCCCCGACGACAAGGCCAGCGCCGGTGCCTTCGTGGTGCTGGTCGACGAGGCCGAGGCGCAGGTGCGCGAGATCATCGAGGGTGCCCCGGAGGGCTCCAAGATCGGCGATCTCTACGCCTCCTTCATGGACACCGACGCCATCGACGCCGCCGGCACCTCCCCGATCCAGCCGCTGGTGGCCGCTGTCGAGGGCCTGCGCGACGTGGCGGACCTGGCGGCTTTCCTTGGCGAGTTCGAGCGGATCGGGGGCCATGGGCTCTTCGGCGGCTACGTCAACACCGACGACAAGGACTCCGACCGCTACGTCTTCAACCTGCTCCAGGGCGGCCTCGGGCTGCCGGACGAGTCCTACTACCGCGACGACAAGTTCGCCGAGATCCGGGCGAAGTACGTCGACTACCTCACCCGGCTGTTCACCCTCGGCGGCGCTGCGTCGCCGGCCGACGCGGCGGCGACAGTGCTCGCGATCGACACCCGGATCGCTGCCGGACACTGGGAGCGTGCCGAGACCCGCGACCGGCAGAAGACCTACAACCTGCTCACCCTCGACCAGCTGCGTGAGCTCGCCCCGGGCTTCGACTGGGACGCCTACGTCACCAACCTGTCGGGTGCCAAGCTCACCGCCGAACAGGTGCTCGGCGAGGTGATCGTGCGGCAGCCGTCGTTCTTCGAGCACCTCAGCGGGGTGCTGTCCGACACCTCGGTCGAGCAGTGGCGCTCCTGGTTGCTGGCCCACGTGCTGCGGTGGGCCGCGGCGTACCTGACGGACGACTTCGTGGAGACCAACTTCGACTTCTACGGGCGCACGTTGAACGGCACCCCGCAGCTGCGCGAGCGGTGGAAGCGCGGCGTCTCGCTGGTGGAGGGCGCCCTCGGCGAGGAGGTCGGCCAGGAGTACGTCGCCCGCCACTTCCCGCCGGCGTCCAAGGCGATGATGGACGAGCTGGTCGCCAATCTGCTCGCCGCCTACCGCGAGTCCATCGCGGGGCTGGACTGGATGAGCGCGGAGACCAAGCAGCGAGCGTTCGCCAAGCTGGAGAAGTTCACCCCGAAGATCGGCTATCCGAAGACGTGGCGCGACTACTCGGCGCTGCGGGTCTCGCGCCACGACCTGCTCGGGAACGTGCAGGCGGCCTCGGTCTTCGAGACCGACCGCCAGCTCGGCAAGCTGGGCGGTCCGGTCGACCGCGATGAGTGGCACATGCTGCCGCAGACGGTCAACGCCTACTACAACCCCGGCACCAACGAGATCTGCTTCCCGGCCGGCATCCTGCAGAAGCCGTTCTTCAGTCCCGAGGCCAGCGCTGCGGAGAACTACGGCGGCATCGGCGCTGTCATCGGTCACGAGATCGGCCACGGCTTCGACGACCAGGGCTCGCAGTACGACGGCGACGGCAACATGGAGAACTGGTGGTCCGACGAGGACCGGTCGGCGTTCGAGGTGAAGACCAAGGCACTGATCAGCCAGTACGACGGGTTCGAGCTGCGCGACCTGCCCGGCGAGAAGGTGAACGGCGCCCTCACCGTCGGCGAGAACATCGGCGACCTCGGCGGCCTGACCATCGCGCTCAAGGCCTTCCTCATCGCCAACGGCGGTGAGGCGAGCGAGGAGGAGCGCCGCGACCTGTTCCTCAACTGGTCCTACGTCTGGCGCGGCAAGCGTCGTCCCGAGCAGCTGCAGCAGCTGCTCGCCGTCGACCCGCACTCGCCGGCGGAGTTCCGCGCCAACATCGTGCGCAACCTCGACGAGTTCCACGAGCTCTTCGGGACCGAGCCGGGCGACGGGCTGTGGCTGGAGCCGGACTCGCGCGTCCGGATCTGGTAG
- a CDS encoding RecQ family ATP-dependent DNA helicase has protein sequence MTPTTDVRAAAEGHLRALVGREDAVLREDQWSAISALVEQRSRALVVQKTGWGKSAVYFVATLLLRSQGAGPTVIISPLLALMRNQIEAAERAGIRAATINSTNIEDWSAIERGVHAGELDVLLVSPERLNNPGFRDAVLPRLAATCGLLVIDEAHCISDWGHDFRPDYRRIRTLLGELPSGIPVLATTATANARVTADVAEQLGEGVLVLRGSLDRESLRLGVVRLPTIEQRLAWLADHLAEQPGSGIVYCLTVAATQEVADYLRSRGHHVAAYSGQTETTERQALEADLAAGRIKALIATSALGMGFDAALGFVVNLGAPSSPVAYYQQVGRAGRGTIEDASVVLLPGAEDRDIWAYFASLAFPREELVRRTLEVLEQAGRPLSTPTLESYVELGRSRLETMLKVLDVDGAVRRVQGGWEATGQSWSYDADRYARVAEARALEQRAMLDYIATDACRMRYLREQLDDPDAVDCGRCDNCGGLRLSVDTSPAAVEEAGARLARPGVVIEPRKMWPQALPNLGIELKGKIADAAEPGRAIARLTDLGHGQALRELFRSAEAPASVPVSLVRAVVEILGDWRPHVDAIVTVESATRPELVTDLAAGLSRYLQRPIVGTFALVDPTVPPGAGAANSAQRVAAVSRRSALRAEIAPGARVLLVDDRVVTGWTMTLAARALRAAGAGGVLPLALALES, from the coding sequence ATGACCCCCACCACCGACGTCCGGGCCGCCGCCGAAGGTCACCTGCGGGCTCTGGTCGGCCGCGAGGATGCGGTCCTGCGCGAGGATCAGTGGTCGGCCATCTCGGCGCTGGTGGAGCAGCGCAGCCGTGCCCTCGTGGTGCAGAAGACCGGGTGGGGCAAGTCGGCGGTCTACTTCGTCGCCACGCTGCTCCTGCGCTCCCAGGGGGCGGGCCCGACGGTGATCATCTCGCCCCTCCTGGCGTTGATGCGCAACCAGATCGAGGCGGCCGAGCGGGCCGGGATCCGGGCGGCGACGATCAACTCCACCAACATCGAGGACTGGTCGGCGATCGAGCGGGGGGTCCACGCCGGTGAGCTCGACGTCCTGCTGGTCTCGCCGGAGCGGCTCAACAACCCCGGCTTCCGGGACGCGGTGCTGCCGCGACTGGCAGCGACCTGCGGCCTGCTGGTGATCGACGAGGCGCACTGCATCTCCGACTGGGGGCACGACTTCCGCCCCGACTATCGCCGGATCCGCACCCTGCTGGGCGAGCTGCCCTCCGGGATTCCCGTGCTGGCCACCACGGCCACCGCCAATGCCCGGGTCACCGCCGACGTGGCCGAGCAGCTGGGCGAGGGTGTCCTGGTGCTGCGCGGTTCGCTCGATCGGGAGTCGCTGCGACTCGGTGTGGTCCGGCTGCCCACCATCGAGCAACGACTGGCCTGGCTCGCCGACCACCTCGCCGAGCAACCGGGCTCCGGCATCGTCTACTGCCTGACCGTGGCGGCCACCCAGGAGGTGGCGGACTACCTGCGCTCGCGCGGCCATCACGTCGCGGCCTACTCGGGCCAGACCGAGACCACCGAGCGCCAGGCGCTCGAGGCAGATCTCGCCGCGGGGAGGATCAAGGCGCTGATCGCGACCAGCGCACTGGGGATGGGCTTCGACGCGGCGCTCGGCTTCGTCGTCAACCTCGGTGCGCCCTCGTCCCCGGTGGCCTACTACCAGCAGGTCGGTCGTGCCGGCCGCGGCACGATCGAGGATGCCTCGGTGGTGCTGCTGCCTGGTGCCGAGGATCGCGACATCTGGGCCTACTTCGCCTCGCTGGCCTTCCCTCGGGAGGAGCTCGTGCGCCGCACCCTGGAGGTGCTCGAGCAGGCAGGGCGGCCGCTCTCCACGCCGACCCTCGAGTCCTACGTCGAGCTCGGCCGCTCCCGCCTCGAGACCATGCTCAAGGTGCTCGATGTGGACGGCGCCGTCCGCCGTGTCCAGGGAGGCTGGGAGGCCACCGGCCAGTCGTGGTCCTACGACGCCGACCGCTACGCCCGGGTGGCCGAGGCCCGCGCGCTGGAGCAGCGGGCGATGCTGGACTACATCGCCACCGACGCGTGCCGGATGCGCTACCTGCGCGAGCAGCTCGACGACCCCGACGCGGTCGACTGCGGCCGCTGCGACAACTGCGGCGGCCTCCGCCTCTCCGTCGACACCTCGCCGGCGGCCGTCGAGGAGGCTGGCGCCCGGCTCGCCCGTCCTGGCGTGGTGATCGAGCCCCGCAAGATGTGGCCCCAGGCGCTGCCCAACCTCGGCATCGAGCTGAAGGGCAAGATCGCCGACGCCGCCGAGCCGGGCCGTGCGATCGCGCGGCTCACGGATCTGGGCCACGGTCAGGCTCTGCGGGAGCTGTTCCGCTCCGCCGAGGCGCCGGCGAGCGTCCCGGTGTCGCTGGTCCGGGCCGTGGTGGAGATCCTGGGCGATTGGCGACCCCACGTGGACGCCATCGTGACCGTCGAGTCGGCAACGCGCCCCGAGCTGGTCACCGACCTGGCCGCCGGTCTGTCCCGTTACCTGCAGCGACCGATCGTCGGGACCTTCGCGCTGGTCGACCCGACCGTCCCGCCGGGCGCCGGTGCGGCCAACTCCGCGCAGCGGGTCGCCGCCGTGTCGCGCCGCTCGGCGCTGCGCGCCGAGATCGCGCCCGGGGCGCGGGTGCTCCTGGTCGACGACCGGGTGGTCACCGGCTGGACGATGACGCTTGCGGCCCGGGCGCTGCGGGCTGCGGGTGCGGGTGGCGTCCTGCCGTTGGCGCTGGCCCTGGAGAGCTGA
- a CDS encoding DHA2 family efflux MFS transporter permease subunit, producing the protein MTTDLSTEAASGSSDKLDARVLVIAGVVVLGSIMSILDITVVNVAMATFMKAFGKTQAQVAWVATGYTLALATVIPMTGWAAERFGTKRLYMLAILLFALGSALCATAPNLETLIVFRVLQGLGGGMLMPLGMTILTRAAGPERVGRVMAVLGVPMLLGPILGPILGGWLIDVASWHWIFLVNVPLGAIALVYAWRALDKDNPQSSESFDFVGMLLLSPGLACFLYGVSSIPAAQANHGTMWTGNVIIPAVLGLLLVIAFVPWALRRANIHPLLDLRLFLDRNMTVSVIAITLFAIAFFGASLLLPTYFQEVRGSSPLKSGVLLAPQGIGAMITMPVAGVLADKLGAGKVVIPGIVLIAVSMGMWIPVSDTTSTPYLLGALFIMGLGMGCTMMPIYSAAMATLRDHTIARGSTLMNIVQQIAASIGTALFSVLLTNYAKNKVTVPATDPSWAGQMADSFGAVFVVATILVAVVLIPAFFLPRSKSDEVGAGTPVVMH; encoded by the coding sequence GTGACCACAGATCTCTCCACCGAGGCCGCGTCGGGCTCCTCCGACAAGCTCGATGCCCGTGTGCTCGTCATCGCCGGCGTGGTGGTGCTGGGCTCGATCATGTCGATCCTGGACATCACGGTCGTCAACGTCGCGATGGCGACCTTCATGAAGGCGTTCGGCAAGACCCAGGCGCAGGTCGCCTGGGTCGCCACCGGCTACACGCTGGCCCTTGCGACGGTGATCCCGATGACGGGGTGGGCAGCGGAGCGCTTCGGCACCAAACGCCTCTACATGCTGGCGATCCTGCTCTTCGCGCTGGGCTCGGCGCTGTGCGCCACGGCTCCGAATCTGGAGACGCTCATCGTCTTCCGGGTGCTGCAAGGGCTCGGCGGCGGGATGCTGATGCCGCTCGGCATGACGATCCTGACCCGGGCCGCCGGTCCCGAGCGGGTCGGCCGCGTGATGGCGGTCCTCGGCGTCCCGATGCTGCTGGGGCCGATCCTGGGGCCGATCCTGGGCGGCTGGCTGATCGACGTCGCTTCCTGGCACTGGATCTTCCTGGTGAACGTCCCGCTCGGTGCCATCGCCCTGGTCTACGCCTGGCGTGCGCTGGACAAGGACAACCCGCAGTCCTCGGAGAGCTTCGACTTCGTCGGCATGCTGCTGCTCTCCCCCGGCCTGGCCTGCTTCCTCTACGGCGTCAGCTCCATCCCGGCCGCGCAGGCCAACCACGGCACCATGTGGACCGGCAACGTCATCATCCCGGCCGTGCTCGGTCTGCTGCTCGTCATCGCGTTCGTGCCCTGGGCCCTGCGCCGCGCCAACATCCACCCGTTGCTCGACCTGCGCCTCTTCCTGGATCGGAACATGACCGTGTCGGTCATCGCGATCACGCTGTTCGCGATCGCGTTCTTCGGCGCCAGCCTGCTGCTGCCGACCTACTTCCAGGAGGTCCGTGGCTCCTCGCCGCTGAAGTCCGGCGTACTGCTCGCCCCGCAGGGCATCGGCGCCATGATCACGATGCCGGTCGCCGGCGTGCTGGCGGACAAGCTGGGTGCCGGCAAGGTGGTCATCCCCGGCATCGTGCTCATCGCGGTGAGCATGGGGATGTGGATCCCGGTCTCGGACACCACCTCGACCCCCTACCTGTTGGGCGCGCTCTTCATCATGGGGCTCGGCATGGGTTGCACGATGATGCCCATCTACTCCGCGGCGATGGCGACGCTCCGCGATCACACCATCGCGCGCGGCTCCACCCTGATGAACATCGTGCAGCAGATCGCCGCCTCCATCGGTACGGCGCTGTTCTCGGTGCTGCTGACCAACTACGCCAAGAACAAGGTGACGGTGCCGGCCACCGATCCGTCGTGGGCAGGCCAGATGGCCGACTCCTTCGGGGCGGTCTTCGTGGTCGCCACCATCCTGGTGGCCGTCGTGCTGATCCCGGCGTTCTTCCTGCCACGCAGCAAGAGCGACGAGGTCGGTGCCGGCACGCCGGTCGTCATGCACTGA
- a CDS encoding toxin C-terminal domain-containing protein, translated as MRGGVVGSGCSVRASGRQRKRIRSSGRGGAKGAIWVNSKTKTWISPDNTNHKGPAWKVFSSEKAAMRGTPRKYTINAQMTECIGP; from the coding sequence ATGCGCGGTGGTGTCGTTGGTTCAGGTTGCTCGGTGCGTGCGTCAGGGCGGCAGCGGAAGCGAATTCGCTCGAGTGGACGAGGCGGAGCAAAGGGTGCTATCTGGGTGAATAGTAAAACCAAGACTTGGATATCACCGGACAATACTAATCACAAAGGCCCGGCCTGGAAAGTATTTTCGTCCGAAAAGGCTGCAATGCGCGGGACCCCGCGAAAGTATACAATAAACGCCCAAATGACTGAATGTATTGGACCGTAA
- a CDS encoding RHS repeat-associated core domain-containing protein, whose protein sequence is MVATQTQGTGTNATTIGFTLDPDQNRISTQATTTTAGVKTITNHYDDGSDATAWTSTLKLDGTTVTKRYLNGIDGGLDAVVADDGTVKLDLTNLHGDTVATIDPDATSITSYHETTEFGLPRDPITAADDYGYLGAKKRSTDDLGGLTLMGARLYIPATGHFLSIDPIPGGNPNLFTYPADPIDEYDVTGQWPHWVKTALRKGADYLADHRGQIGALASGACLVVQPEVCLGVSVAVSFTTNAASVAEGKESLSSGVKHFAVTTSLGVVNYSLAKSIGEAAKNLKMAKKDYRVLKGTRKTASGALAVGTFLAAKTATRGGCRVTVKKNRPCE, encoded by the coding sequence ATGGTCGCCACCCAGACCCAAGGAACCGGCACCAACGCGACCACCATCGGGTTCACCCTCGACCCCGACCAGAACCGCATCAGCACCCAAGCCACCACCACGACGGCCGGTGTCAAGACCATCACCAACCACTACGACGACGGCTCCGACGCCACCGCCTGGACCAGCACTCTCAAACTCGACGGCACCACCGTCACCAAGCGCTACCTCAACGGCATCGACGGTGGCCTGGACGCCGTCGTCGCTGACGACGGAACGGTCAAGCTCGACCTCACCAACCTCCACGGCGACACCGTCGCCACCATCGACCCCGACGCCACCAGCATCACCAGCTACCACGAGACCACCGAATTCGGCCTCCCACGCGACCCCATCACCGCAGCCGACGACTACGGTTACCTAGGCGCCAAGAAGCGTTCCACCGACGACCTCGGCGGCCTCACCCTCATGGGCGCACGCCTCTACATCCCCGCCACCGGACACTTCCTCTCCATCGACCCAATCCCAGGTGGGAACCCAAACCTCTTTACGTATCCAGCCGACCCAATCGACGAATATGACGTCACGGGGCAGTGGCCGCACTGGGTCAAGACTGCCCTCAGGAAGGGTGCCGACTACCTCGCTGACCATAGGGGTCAGATCGGGGCTCTTGCTTCAGGCGCATGTCTAGTTGTGCAGCCAGAGGTCTGTCTTGGCGTCTCAGTTGCAGTTTCTTTTACGACGAATGCCGCGAGCGTCGCTGAGGGGAAAGAAAGCCTTAGCTCAGGCGTGAAGCATTTTGCGGTCACGACGTCGCTAGGTGTTGTCAACTATAGTCTTGCTAAGAGCATTGGAGAGGCCGCGAAGAATCTTAAGATGGCAAAGAAGGACTATCGAGTACTAAAGGGAACGCGGAAAACGGCTAGCGGAGCACTTGCGGTAGGTACCTTCCTTGCGGCGAAGACCGCCACGAGGGGAGGTTGTCGCGTAACGGTCAAAAAGAACAGACCCTGTGAATGA
- a CDS encoding S53 family peptidase — MVDHDAMGQLRRRHALLGVGALLALALAASLVVSPSLSVASAAAASANELLPLGCSQATVLPGQARCYGTVSRPATTGSGSGVRPFATVSTPVVTPGDIADLYDLPPVPDSVPVGTGPTVALVEEGDVPNLAAELATYRSDSRNRLGACTQASGCLTVLNQDGATSPLPAADPDWAWETMMDVEAVAAACPACKILVVEASSTDLDNLDDALQTAAERADYVSMSWGVNDDGMRRSDVAGFEDVFAAHADVTFVASTGDFGWQTDLPADDAVCGRGTIPATAGDTHSCTSYPASSPYVVAAGGTMPVQDAATGTLTEQVWGAAEDDGSPNSGGASSGCSGWTTMIAAQAQNANAKAACGSARGTADLSALADDFRMYHQADASDTGWYLGGGTSLAAPLLAAMYARAGNHTSPFDIYARAASDGTAFNDITSGTATRGCPASDARHLCSAGTGWDGPTGLGTPHGLASLAVLDTAVTSGDPSATSSPTATATATDSPTATPTTSAPAAPTTAPSPTSTAPTTTQPITMPIHHSGKLRVKGKARVRSRLKASYGSFDTGTTATVTWLVNGKPVGSGLRLRVKKAWLRHRIRYVVTATGAGRTPLTLTSPTVKVKR; from the coding sequence ATGGTCGACCATGACGCCATGGGACAGCTACGGCGACGTCATGCTCTGCTCGGCGTCGGGGCACTGCTTGCACTCGCCCTCGCGGCATCGCTGGTCGTGAGCCCGAGCCTCTCCGTGGCCTCCGCCGCTGCGGCGTCCGCCAACGAGCTCCTTCCGCTCGGCTGCAGCCAGGCCACGGTGCTGCCCGGCCAGGCCAGGTGCTACGGGACCGTCAGCCGTCCGGCCACCACCGGCTCCGGGAGCGGTGTGCGACCGTTCGCCACTGTCAGCACGCCCGTCGTGACCCCGGGCGACATCGCCGACCTGTACGACCTGCCACCGGTCCCCGATTCCGTACCGGTCGGCACGGGTCCCACCGTGGCGCTGGTCGAGGAGGGGGACGTGCCCAACCTGGCTGCGGAGCTGGCCACCTACCGCAGCGACTCGCGCAACCGCCTCGGTGCGTGCACCCAGGCCTCCGGCTGCCTGACGGTCCTCAACCAGGACGGCGCGACCTCGCCGCTTCCGGCCGCCGATCCGGACTGGGCGTGGGAGACGATGATGGACGTCGAGGCGGTCGCGGCCGCCTGCCCGGCCTGCAAGATCCTGGTCGTGGAGGCGTCGAGCACCGACCTCGACAACCTCGACGACGCGCTGCAGACAGCAGCCGAGCGCGCCGACTATGTGTCGATGTCGTGGGGGGTCAACGACGACGGCATGCGGCGCAGTGACGTCGCCGGCTTCGAGGACGTCTTCGCCGCCCACGCGGACGTCACGTTCGTGGCATCGACGGGGGACTTCGGGTGGCAGACCGACCTGCCCGCCGACGACGCGGTGTGCGGACGGGGCACGATCCCCGCGACCGCCGGTGACACCCACTCGTGCACCAGCTACCCCGCCAGCTCGCCGTACGTGGTAGCGGCCGGAGGCACCATGCCCGTCCAGGACGCGGCCACCGGCACGCTCACCGAGCAGGTCTGGGGCGCTGCCGAGGACGACGGCAGTCCGAACAGCGGCGGCGCCTCGTCGGGTTGCTCGGGCTGGACGACGATGATCGCCGCCCAGGCACAGAACGCCAACGCGAAGGCGGCCTGCGGATCCGCCCGGGGAACGGCCGACCTCAGCGCGCTCGCCGACGACTTCCGGATGTACCACCAGGCCGATGCCTCCGACACCGGGTGGTACCTCGGCGGCGGCACCTCCCTCGCCGCCCCGCTGCTGGCGGCGATGTACGCCCGCGCCGGCAACCACACCAGCCCGTTCGACATCTACGCGCGCGCCGCCTCCGACGGCACCGCGTTCAACGACATCACCAGCGGCACCGCCACCCGCGGGTGTCCCGCCAGCGACGCGCGCCACCTGTGCAGTGCCGGCACCGGTTGGGACGGGCCGACCGGTCTCGGGACACCGCACGGTCTCGCCAGCCTCGCCGTGCTGGACACCGCCGTGACCAGCGGCGACCCGTCCGCGACCTCCAGCCCGACGGCAACGGCAACGGCAACGGACTCACCCACCGCGACCCCGACGACGAGCGCGCCCGCCGCTCCCACCACAGCCCCGAGCCCGACGTCTACCGCCCCGACCACGACCCAGCCGATCACCATGCCCATCCATCACTCCGGCAAGCTCAGGGTGAAGGGGAAGGCGCGGGTTCGGTCGCGGCTCAAGGCGTCGTACGGATCCTTCGACACCGGGACCACCGCCACCGTCACCTGGCTGGTCAACGGCAAGCCGGTCGGCTCCGGCCTCAGGCTGCGGGTCAAGAAGGCGTGGCTCAGGCACAGGATCAGGTACGTCGTGACGGCCACCGGAGCCGGCCGCACACCGCTCACGCTGACCTCGCCGACGGTGAAGGTCAAGCGCTGA